In the genome of Neodiprion pinetum isolate iyNeoPine1 chromosome 2, iyNeoPine1.2, whole genome shotgun sequence, one region contains:
- the LOC124212906 gene encoding maltase 2-like isoform X3: protein MCSLRVIFFFVAVTASIEATSFNVTQATLWWQTTTLYQIWPRSFKDSDGDGIGDLNGIASKLTHLVDMGVEVIWLSPFFASPLIDSGYDISDYLSVNPVYGTLDDFDDLIATANELGLKVVLDYVPNHTSDEHAWFNYSKYSVDPYTDYYIWNEGIEVNGTRNPPNNWLSVFNSGSAWEWVDERQAYYLHQFHVKQPDLNFTNELVIEETKEILTFWLDRGIYGFRIDSLPYLIEAASLADEPESGLDGYESTDYYYLEHIYTKDLQENYEIVQIWRDHIDNYTSVKGDGVERVMFTEAYANISSIMEYYDYGSHIPFNFFMIKDENGVNNAVLDTASEVVDIIVKWMENLPDNATANWVFGNHDNSRIATKLGEARVDAVNLLLFLLPGVATIYNGDEIGMTDTYLTWEETEDPQACSTDESRYESFSRDPERTPYQWDNTTSAGFSTNATTMLPVNSNYLTLNLAAQKAADISNYKNVQALIQLRNSTIIQAGNLNVQVISESVIAFTRELSDYQPIVVLVNWDNATAVTLSLEVFDSLPETLEVLIADINSGIAVGDQYAKTSIELPANAAIVLQGVEDTVSGSRTIRSSTTRAKRRSPLKTGPPD from the exons ATGTGTTCTCTGAGGGtgattttcttcttcgtcgcTGTAACGGCGTCAATCGAAGCTACCAGCTTCAACGTAACACAAGCAACGCTGTGGTGGCAGACAACGACTCTTTACCAAATTTGGCCACGTTCTTTCAAAGATAGTGACGGTGATGGAATCGGTGATTTGAATG GTATCGCTAGCAAATTGACTCACTTGGTTGACATGGGGGTCGAAGTTATCTGGCTGTCACCTTTCTTCGCGAGTCCCTTAATCGACAGCGGCTACGATATTTCCGATTACCTTAGCGTCAATCCAGTCTATGGTACCCTGGACGATTTCGACGACCTCATCGCCACGGCAAATGAACTTGGTCTTAAAGTAGTTTTGGATTACGTACCCAATCATACAAGCGACGAACACGCATGGTTCAACTATTCCAAGTACAGCGTCGATCCTTACACCGATTACTACATTTGGAACGAAGGAATCGAGGTAAACGGCACTCGGAACCCGCCGAATAATTGGCTCAGCGTTTTCAACAGCGGAAGCGCATGGGAATGGGTGGACGAGCGTCAGGCCTACTATCTTCATCAATTTCACGTCAAGCAGCCCGATCTTAACTTCACGAACGAGCTGGTGATAGAGGAAACCAAG GAGATACTAACCTTCTGGCTAGATCGTGGTATATACGGTTTCCGTATCGACTCCTTGCCCTACCTGATAGAAGCTGCTTCACTGGCAGACGAGCCGGAATCTGGTTTGGACGGCTACGAGTCAACTGATTACTACTATCTCGAGCACATATACACGAAGGATTTGCAAGAGAATTACGAAATAGTACAAATATGGAGGGATCACATAGACAATTATACGTCTGTGAAAGGGGACGGTGTTGAGAGAGTGATGTTCACCGAAGCATACGCAAATATTTCAAGCATAATGGAATACTACGATTACGGATCGCACATACCGTTCAACTTTTTCATGATCAAAGACGAGAATGGCGTGAATAACGCCGTTTTAGACACAGCTAGTGAAGTAGTGGACATAATTGTCAAATGGATGGAGAACTTGCCGGATAACGCAACGGCAAATTGGGTG TTTGGAAACCACGACAACAGTCGGATCGCAACGAAGCTCGGCGAGGCCCGCGTGGATGCTGTTAATTTACTGCTCTTTCTGCTCCCCGGTGTTGCGACCATTTATAACGGGGACGAAATCGGTATGACCGATACCTATCTTACATGGGAAGAAACCGAGGATCCTCAGGCGTGCAGCACCGACGAAAGTCGTTACGAATCGTTCTCAAGAGATCCCGAACGCACTCCTTATCAGTGGGACAACACAACTTCCGCCG GTTTTTCAACAAATGCTACTACCATGCTGCCGGTGAACTCGAACTATTTAACATTGAATCTCGCGGCTCAAAAGGCAGCCGATATCAGTAATTACAAGAATGTACAAGCACTTATTCAGTTGCGAAACAGTACGATAATTCAGGCTGGAAATTTGAACGTTCAAGTTATCAGCGAAAGTGTAATAGCCTTCACAAGAGAGCTTTCCGACTATCAGCCGATCGTTGTTTTGGTCAATTGGGACAACGCAACTGCGGTAACGCTTAGCCTGGAAGTGTTTGATAGCCTTCCTGAAACTTTGGAAGTTTTGATCGCTGACATTAATTCTGGCATTGCCGTTGG AGATCAATATGCCAAAACCAGCATTGAACTACCTGCCAACGCTGCAATTGTCCTGCAGGGTGTTGAGGATACCGTTTCCGGGTCACGGACCATCCGATCGTCGACTACTCG
- the LOC124212906 gene encoding maltase 2-like isoform X6, translating to MCSLRVIFFFVAVTASIEATSFNVTQATLWWQTTTLYQIWPRSFKDSDGDGIGDLNGIASKLTHLVDMGVEVIWLSPFFASPLIDSGYDISDYLSVNPVYGTLDDFDDLIATANELGLKVVLDYVPNHTSDEHAWFNYSKYSVDPYTDYYIWNEGIEVNGTRNPPNNWLSVFNSGSAWEWVDERQAYYLHQFHVKQPDLNFTNELVIEETKEILTFWLDRGIYGFRIDSLPYLIEAASLADEPESGLDGYESTDYYYLEHIYTKDLQENYEIVQIWRDHIDNYTSVKGDGVERVMFTEAYANISSIMEYYDYGSHIPFNFFMIKDENGVNNAVLDTASEVVDIIVKWMENLPDNATANWVFGNHDNSRIATKLGEARVDAVNLLLFLLPGVATIYNGDEIGMTDTYLTWEETEDPQACSTDESRYESFSRDPERTPYQWDNTTSAGFSTNATTMLPVNSNYLTLNLAAQKAADISNYKNVQALIQLRNSTIIQAGNLNVQVISESVIAFTRELSDYQPIVVLVNWDNATAVTLSLEVFDSLPETLEVLIADINSGIAVGDQYAKTSIELPANAAIVLQGVEDTVSGSRTIRSSTTRDYSVT from the exons ATGTGTTCTCTGAGGGtgattttcttcttcgtcgcTGTAACGGCGTCAATCGAAGCTACCAGCTTCAACGTAACACAAGCAACGCTGTGGTGGCAGACAACGACTCTTTACCAAATTTGGCCACGTTCTTTCAAAGATAGTGACGGTGATGGAATCGGTGATTTGAATG GTATCGCTAGCAAATTGACTCACTTGGTTGACATGGGGGTCGAAGTTATCTGGCTGTCACCTTTCTTCGCGAGTCCCTTAATCGACAGCGGCTACGATATTTCCGATTACCTTAGCGTCAATCCAGTCTATGGTACCCTGGACGATTTCGACGACCTCATCGCCACGGCAAATGAACTTGGTCTTAAAGTAGTTTTGGATTACGTACCCAATCATACAAGCGACGAACACGCATGGTTCAACTATTCCAAGTACAGCGTCGATCCTTACACCGATTACTACATTTGGAACGAAGGAATCGAGGTAAACGGCACTCGGAACCCGCCGAATAATTGGCTCAGCGTTTTCAACAGCGGAAGCGCATGGGAATGGGTGGACGAGCGTCAGGCCTACTATCTTCATCAATTTCACGTCAAGCAGCCCGATCTTAACTTCACGAACGAGCTGGTGATAGAGGAAACCAAG GAGATACTAACCTTCTGGCTAGATCGTGGTATATACGGTTTCCGTATCGACTCCTTGCCCTACCTGATAGAAGCTGCTTCACTGGCAGACGAGCCGGAATCTGGTTTGGACGGCTACGAGTCAACTGATTACTACTATCTCGAGCACATATACACGAAGGATTTGCAAGAGAATTACGAAATAGTACAAATATGGAGGGATCACATAGACAATTATACGTCTGTGAAAGGGGACGGTGTTGAGAGAGTGATGTTCACCGAAGCATACGCAAATATTTCAAGCATAATGGAATACTACGATTACGGATCGCACATACCGTTCAACTTTTTCATGATCAAAGACGAGAATGGCGTGAATAACGCCGTTTTAGACACAGCTAGTGAAGTAGTGGACATAATTGTCAAATGGATGGAGAACTTGCCGGATAACGCAACGGCAAATTGGGTG TTTGGAAACCACGACAACAGTCGGATCGCAACGAAGCTCGGCGAGGCCCGCGTGGATGCTGTTAATTTACTGCTCTTTCTGCTCCCCGGTGTTGCGACCATTTATAACGGGGACGAAATCGGTATGACCGATACCTATCTTACATGGGAAGAAACCGAGGATCCTCAGGCGTGCAGCACCGACGAAAGTCGTTACGAATCGTTCTCAAGAGATCCCGAACGCACTCCTTATCAGTGGGACAACACAACTTCCGCCG GTTTTTCAACAAATGCTACTACCATGCTGCCGGTGAACTCGAACTATTTAACATTGAATCTCGCGGCTCAAAAGGCAGCCGATATCAGTAATTACAAGAATGTACAAGCACTTATTCAGTTGCGAAACAGTACGATAATTCAGGCTGGAAATTTGAACGTTCAAGTTATCAGCGAAAGTGTAATAGCCTTCACAAGAGAGCTTTCCGACTATCAGCCGATCGTTGTTTTGGTCAATTGGGACAACGCAACTGCGGTAACGCTTAGCCTGGAAGTGTTTGATAGCCTTCCTGAAACTTTGGAAGTTTTGATCGCTGACATTAATTCTGGCATTGCCGTTGG AGATCAATATGCCAAAACCAGCATTGAACTACCTGCCAACGCTGCAATTGTCCTGCAGGGTGTTGAGGATACCGTTTCCGGGTCACGGACCATCCGATCGTCGACTACTCG
- the LOC124212906 gene encoding maltase 2-like isoform X2 — protein MCSLRVIFFFVAVTASIEATSFNVTQATLWWQTTTLYQIWPRSFKDSDGDGIGDLNGIASKLTHLVDMGVEVIWLSPFFASPLIDSGYDISDYLSVNPVYGTLDDFDDLIATANELGLKVVLDYVPNHTSDEHAWFNYSKYSVDPYTDYYIWNEGIEVNGTRNPPNNWLSVFNSGSAWEWVDERQAYYLHQFHVKQPDLNFTNELVIEETKEILTFWLDRGIYGFRIDSLPYLIEAASLADEPESGLDGYESTDYYYLEHIYTKDLQENYEIVQIWRDHIDNYTSVKGDGVERVMFTEAYANISSIMEYYDYGSHIPFNFFMIKDENGVNNAVLDTASEVVDIIVKWMENLPDNATANWVFGNHDNSRIATKLGEARVDAVNLLLFLLPGVATIYNGDEIGMTDTYLTWEETEDPQACSTDESRYESFSRDPERTPYQWDNTTSAGFSTNATTMLPVNSNYLTLNLAAQKAADISNYKNVQALIQLRNSTIIQAGNLNVQVISESVIAFTRELSDYQPIVVLVNWDNATAVTLSLEVFDSLPETLEVLIADINSGIAVGDQYAKTSIELPANAAIVLQGVEDTVSGSRTIRSSTTRCVGESSTATGRKLA, from the exons ATGTGTTCTCTGAGGGtgattttcttcttcgtcgcTGTAACGGCGTCAATCGAAGCTACCAGCTTCAACGTAACACAAGCAACGCTGTGGTGGCAGACAACGACTCTTTACCAAATTTGGCCACGTTCTTTCAAAGATAGTGACGGTGATGGAATCGGTGATTTGAATG GTATCGCTAGCAAATTGACTCACTTGGTTGACATGGGGGTCGAAGTTATCTGGCTGTCACCTTTCTTCGCGAGTCCCTTAATCGACAGCGGCTACGATATTTCCGATTACCTTAGCGTCAATCCAGTCTATGGTACCCTGGACGATTTCGACGACCTCATCGCCACGGCAAATGAACTTGGTCTTAAAGTAGTTTTGGATTACGTACCCAATCATACAAGCGACGAACACGCATGGTTCAACTATTCCAAGTACAGCGTCGATCCTTACACCGATTACTACATTTGGAACGAAGGAATCGAGGTAAACGGCACTCGGAACCCGCCGAATAATTGGCTCAGCGTTTTCAACAGCGGAAGCGCATGGGAATGGGTGGACGAGCGTCAGGCCTACTATCTTCATCAATTTCACGTCAAGCAGCCCGATCTTAACTTCACGAACGAGCTGGTGATAGAGGAAACCAAG GAGATACTAACCTTCTGGCTAGATCGTGGTATATACGGTTTCCGTATCGACTCCTTGCCCTACCTGATAGAAGCTGCTTCACTGGCAGACGAGCCGGAATCTGGTTTGGACGGCTACGAGTCAACTGATTACTACTATCTCGAGCACATATACACGAAGGATTTGCAAGAGAATTACGAAATAGTACAAATATGGAGGGATCACATAGACAATTATACGTCTGTGAAAGGGGACGGTGTTGAGAGAGTGATGTTCACCGAAGCATACGCAAATATTTCAAGCATAATGGAATACTACGATTACGGATCGCACATACCGTTCAACTTTTTCATGATCAAAGACGAGAATGGCGTGAATAACGCCGTTTTAGACACAGCTAGTGAAGTAGTGGACATAATTGTCAAATGGATGGAGAACTTGCCGGATAACGCAACGGCAAATTGGGTG TTTGGAAACCACGACAACAGTCGGATCGCAACGAAGCTCGGCGAGGCCCGCGTGGATGCTGTTAATTTACTGCTCTTTCTGCTCCCCGGTGTTGCGACCATTTATAACGGGGACGAAATCGGTATGACCGATACCTATCTTACATGGGAAGAAACCGAGGATCCTCAGGCGTGCAGCACCGACGAAAGTCGTTACGAATCGTTCTCAAGAGATCCCGAACGCACTCCTTATCAGTGGGACAACACAACTTCCGCCG GTTTTTCAACAAATGCTACTACCATGCTGCCGGTGAACTCGAACTATTTAACATTGAATCTCGCGGCTCAAAAGGCAGCCGATATCAGTAATTACAAGAATGTACAAGCACTTATTCAGTTGCGAAACAGTACGATAATTCAGGCTGGAAATTTGAACGTTCAAGTTATCAGCGAAAGTGTAATAGCCTTCACAAGAGAGCTTTCCGACTATCAGCCGATCGTTGTTTTGGTCAATTGGGACAACGCAACTGCGGTAACGCTTAGCCTGGAAGTGTTTGATAGCCTTCCTGAAACTTTGGAAGTTTTGATCGCTGACATTAATTCTGGCATTGCCGTTGG AGATCAATATGCCAAAACCAGCATTGAACTACCTGCCAACGCTGCAATTGTCCTGCAGGGTGTTGAGGATACCGTTTCCGGGTCACGGACCATCCGATCGTCGACTACTCG
- the LOC124212906 gene encoding maltase 2-like isoform X4, whose product MCSLRVIFFFVAVTASIEATSFNVTQATLWWQTTTLYQIWPRSFKDSDGDGIGDLNGIASKLTHLVDMGVEVIWLSPFFASPLIDSGYDISDYLSVNPVYGTLDDFDDLIATANELGLKVVLDYVPNHTSDEHAWFNYSKYSVDPYTDYYIWNEGIEVNGTRNPPNNWLSVFNSGSAWEWVDERQAYYLHQFHVKQPDLNFTNELVIEETKEILTFWLDRGIYGFRIDSLPYLIEAASLADEPESGLDGYESTDYYYLEHIYTKDLQENYEIVQIWRDHIDNYTSVKGDGVERVMFTEAYANISSIMEYYDYGSHIPFNFFMIKDENGVNNAVLDTASEVVDIIVKWMENLPDNATANWVFGNHDNSRIATKLGEARVDAVNLLLFLLPGVATIYNGDEIGMTDTYLTWEETEDPQACSTDESRYESFSRDPERTPYQWDNTTSAGFSTNATTMLPVNSNYLTLNLAAQKAADISNYKNVQALIQLRNSTIIQAGNLNVQVISESVIAFTRELSDYQPIVVLVNWDNATAVTLSLEVFDSLPETLEVLIADINSGIAVGDQYAKTSIELPANAAIVLQGVEDTVSGSRTIRSSTTRWSVRVPIKCA is encoded by the exons ATGTGTTCTCTGAGGGtgattttcttcttcgtcgcTGTAACGGCGTCAATCGAAGCTACCAGCTTCAACGTAACACAAGCAACGCTGTGGTGGCAGACAACGACTCTTTACCAAATTTGGCCACGTTCTTTCAAAGATAGTGACGGTGATGGAATCGGTGATTTGAATG GTATCGCTAGCAAATTGACTCACTTGGTTGACATGGGGGTCGAAGTTATCTGGCTGTCACCTTTCTTCGCGAGTCCCTTAATCGACAGCGGCTACGATATTTCCGATTACCTTAGCGTCAATCCAGTCTATGGTACCCTGGACGATTTCGACGACCTCATCGCCACGGCAAATGAACTTGGTCTTAAAGTAGTTTTGGATTACGTACCCAATCATACAAGCGACGAACACGCATGGTTCAACTATTCCAAGTACAGCGTCGATCCTTACACCGATTACTACATTTGGAACGAAGGAATCGAGGTAAACGGCACTCGGAACCCGCCGAATAATTGGCTCAGCGTTTTCAACAGCGGAAGCGCATGGGAATGGGTGGACGAGCGTCAGGCCTACTATCTTCATCAATTTCACGTCAAGCAGCCCGATCTTAACTTCACGAACGAGCTGGTGATAGAGGAAACCAAG GAGATACTAACCTTCTGGCTAGATCGTGGTATATACGGTTTCCGTATCGACTCCTTGCCCTACCTGATAGAAGCTGCTTCACTGGCAGACGAGCCGGAATCTGGTTTGGACGGCTACGAGTCAACTGATTACTACTATCTCGAGCACATATACACGAAGGATTTGCAAGAGAATTACGAAATAGTACAAATATGGAGGGATCACATAGACAATTATACGTCTGTGAAAGGGGACGGTGTTGAGAGAGTGATGTTCACCGAAGCATACGCAAATATTTCAAGCATAATGGAATACTACGATTACGGATCGCACATACCGTTCAACTTTTTCATGATCAAAGACGAGAATGGCGTGAATAACGCCGTTTTAGACACAGCTAGTGAAGTAGTGGACATAATTGTCAAATGGATGGAGAACTTGCCGGATAACGCAACGGCAAATTGGGTG TTTGGAAACCACGACAACAGTCGGATCGCAACGAAGCTCGGCGAGGCCCGCGTGGATGCTGTTAATTTACTGCTCTTTCTGCTCCCCGGTGTTGCGACCATTTATAACGGGGACGAAATCGGTATGACCGATACCTATCTTACATGGGAAGAAACCGAGGATCCTCAGGCGTGCAGCACCGACGAAAGTCGTTACGAATCGTTCTCAAGAGATCCCGAACGCACTCCTTATCAGTGGGACAACACAACTTCCGCCG GTTTTTCAACAAATGCTACTACCATGCTGCCGGTGAACTCGAACTATTTAACATTGAATCTCGCGGCTCAAAAGGCAGCCGATATCAGTAATTACAAGAATGTACAAGCACTTATTCAGTTGCGAAACAGTACGATAATTCAGGCTGGAAATTTGAACGTTCAAGTTATCAGCGAAAGTGTAATAGCCTTCACAAGAGAGCTTTCCGACTATCAGCCGATCGTTGTTTTGGTCAATTGGGACAACGCAACTGCGGTAACGCTTAGCCTGGAAGTGTTTGATAGCCTTCCTGAAACTTTGGAAGTTTTGATCGCTGACATTAATTCTGGCATTGCCGTTGG AGATCAATATGCCAAAACCAGCATTGAACTACCTGCCAACGCTGCAATTGTCCTGCAGGGTGTTGAGGATACCGTTTCCGGGTCACGGACCATCCGATCGTCGACTACTCG TTGGAGTGTCCGAGTGCCAATCAAGTGCGCATGA
- the LOC124212906 gene encoding maltase 2-like isoform X1, translating into MCSLRVIFFFVAVTASIEATSFNVTQATLWWQTTTLYQIWPRSFKDSDGDGIGDLNGIASKLTHLVDMGVEVIWLSPFFASPLIDSGYDISDYLSVNPVYGTLDDFDDLIATANELGLKVVLDYVPNHTSDEHAWFNYSKYSVDPYTDYYIWNEGIEVNGTRNPPNNWLSVFNSGSAWEWVDERQAYYLHQFHVKQPDLNFTNELVIEETKEILTFWLDRGIYGFRIDSLPYLIEAASLADEPESGLDGYESTDYYYLEHIYTKDLQENYEIVQIWRDHIDNYTSVKGDGVERVMFTEAYANISSIMEYYDYGSHIPFNFFMIKDENGVNNAVLDTASEVVDIIVKWMENLPDNATANWVFGNHDNSRIATKLGEARVDAVNLLLFLLPGVATIYNGDEIGMTDTYLTWEETEDPQACSTDESRYESFSRDPERTPYQWDNTTSAGFSTNATTMLPVNSNYLTLNLAAQKAADISNYKNVQALIQLRNSTIIQAGNLNVQVISESVIAFTRELSDYQPIVVLVNWDNATAVTLSLEVFDSLPETLEVLIADINSGIAVGDQYAKTSIELPANAAIVLQGVEDTVSGSRTIRSSTTRYILGLICLLPLTYNHSPMLFT; encoded by the exons ATGTGTTCTCTGAGGGtgattttcttcttcgtcgcTGTAACGGCGTCAATCGAAGCTACCAGCTTCAACGTAACACAAGCAACGCTGTGGTGGCAGACAACGACTCTTTACCAAATTTGGCCACGTTCTTTCAAAGATAGTGACGGTGATGGAATCGGTGATTTGAATG GTATCGCTAGCAAATTGACTCACTTGGTTGACATGGGGGTCGAAGTTATCTGGCTGTCACCTTTCTTCGCGAGTCCCTTAATCGACAGCGGCTACGATATTTCCGATTACCTTAGCGTCAATCCAGTCTATGGTACCCTGGACGATTTCGACGACCTCATCGCCACGGCAAATGAACTTGGTCTTAAAGTAGTTTTGGATTACGTACCCAATCATACAAGCGACGAACACGCATGGTTCAACTATTCCAAGTACAGCGTCGATCCTTACACCGATTACTACATTTGGAACGAAGGAATCGAGGTAAACGGCACTCGGAACCCGCCGAATAATTGGCTCAGCGTTTTCAACAGCGGAAGCGCATGGGAATGGGTGGACGAGCGTCAGGCCTACTATCTTCATCAATTTCACGTCAAGCAGCCCGATCTTAACTTCACGAACGAGCTGGTGATAGAGGAAACCAAG GAGATACTAACCTTCTGGCTAGATCGTGGTATATACGGTTTCCGTATCGACTCCTTGCCCTACCTGATAGAAGCTGCTTCACTGGCAGACGAGCCGGAATCTGGTTTGGACGGCTACGAGTCAACTGATTACTACTATCTCGAGCACATATACACGAAGGATTTGCAAGAGAATTACGAAATAGTACAAATATGGAGGGATCACATAGACAATTATACGTCTGTGAAAGGGGACGGTGTTGAGAGAGTGATGTTCACCGAAGCATACGCAAATATTTCAAGCATAATGGAATACTACGATTACGGATCGCACATACCGTTCAACTTTTTCATGATCAAAGACGAGAATGGCGTGAATAACGCCGTTTTAGACACAGCTAGTGAAGTAGTGGACATAATTGTCAAATGGATGGAGAACTTGCCGGATAACGCAACGGCAAATTGGGTG TTTGGAAACCACGACAACAGTCGGATCGCAACGAAGCTCGGCGAGGCCCGCGTGGATGCTGTTAATTTACTGCTCTTTCTGCTCCCCGGTGTTGCGACCATTTATAACGGGGACGAAATCGGTATGACCGATACCTATCTTACATGGGAAGAAACCGAGGATCCTCAGGCGTGCAGCACCGACGAAAGTCGTTACGAATCGTTCTCAAGAGATCCCGAACGCACTCCTTATCAGTGGGACAACACAACTTCCGCCG GTTTTTCAACAAATGCTACTACCATGCTGCCGGTGAACTCGAACTATTTAACATTGAATCTCGCGGCTCAAAAGGCAGCCGATATCAGTAATTACAAGAATGTACAAGCACTTATTCAGTTGCGAAACAGTACGATAATTCAGGCTGGAAATTTGAACGTTCAAGTTATCAGCGAAAGTGTAATAGCCTTCACAAGAGAGCTTTCCGACTATCAGCCGATCGTTGTTTTGGTCAATTGGGACAACGCAACTGCGGTAACGCTTAGCCTGGAAGTGTTTGATAGCCTTCCTGAAACTTTGGAAGTTTTGATCGCTGACATTAATTCTGGCATTGCCGTTGG AGATCAATATGCCAAAACCAGCATTGAACTACCTGCCAACGCTGCAATTGTCCTGCAGGGTGTTGAGGATACCGTTTCCGGGTCACGGACCATCCGATCGTCGACTACTCGGTATATCCTTGGTTTAATTTGTCTTTTACCATTGACCTATAATCACTCGCCTATGTTATTCACGTAA
- the LOC124212906 gene encoding maltase 2-like isoform X5, whose product MCSLRVIFFFVAVTASIEATSFNVTQATLWWQTTTLYQIWPRSFKDSDGDGIGDLNGIASKLTHLVDMGVEVIWLSPFFASPLIDSGYDISDYLSVNPVYGTLDDFDDLIATANELGLKVVLDYVPNHTSDEHAWFNYSKYSVDPYTDYYIWNEGIEVNGTRNPPNNWLSVFNSGSAWEWVDERQAYYLHQFHVKQPDLNFTNELVIEETKEILTFWLDRGIYGFRIDSLPYLIEAASLADEPESGLDGYESTDYYYLEHIYTKDLQENYEIVQIWRDHIDNYTSVKGDGVERVMFTEAYANISSIMEYYDYGSHIPFNFFMIKDENGVNNAVLDTASEVVDIIVKWMENLPDNATANWVFGNHDNSRIATKLGEARVDAVNLLLFLLPGVATIYNGDEIGMTDTYLTWEETEDPQACSTDESRYESFSRDPERTPYQWDNTTSAGFSTNATTMLPVNSNYLTLNLAAQKAADISNYKNVQALIQLRNSTIIQAGNLNVQVISESVIAFTRELSDYQPIVVLVNWDNATAVTLSLEVFDSLPETLEVLIADINSGIAVGDQYAKTSIELPANAAIVLQGVEDTVSGSRTIRSSTTRRDFRMHRR is encoded by the exons ATGTGTTCTCTGAGGGtgattttcttcttcgtcgcTGTAACGGCGTCAATCGAAGCTACCAGCTTCAACGTAACACAAGCAACGCTGTGGTGGCAGACAACGACTCTTTACCAAATTTGGCCACGTTCTTTCAAAGATAGTGACGGTGATGGAATCGGTGATTTGAATG GTATCGCTAGCAAATTGACTCACTTGGTTGACATGGGGGTCGAAGTTATCTGGCTGTCACCTTTCTTCGCGAGTCCCTTAATCGACAGCGGCTACGATATTTCCGATTACCTTAGCGTCAATCCAGTCTATGGTACCCTGGACGATTTCGACGACCTCATCGCCACGGCAAATGAACTTGGTCTTAAAGTAGTTTTGGATTACGTACCCAATCATACAAGCGACGAACACGCATGGTTCAACTATTCCAAGTACAGCGTCGATCCTTACACCGATTACTACATTTGGAACGAAGGAATCGAGGTAAACGGCACTCGGAACCCGCCGAATAATTGGCTCAGCGTTTTCAACAGCGGAAGCGCATGGGAATGGGTGGACGAGCGTCAGGCCTACTATCTTCATCAATTTCACGTCAAGCAGCCCGATCTTAACTTCACGAACGAGCTGGTGATAGAGGAAACCAAG GAGATACTAACCTTCTGGCTAGATCGTGGTATATACGGTTTCCGTATCGACTCCTTGCCCTACCTGATAGAAGCTGCTTCACTGGCAGACGAGCCGGAATCTGGTTTGGACGGCTACGAGTCAACTGATTACTACTATCTCGAGCACATATACACGAAGGATTTGCAAGAGAATTACGAAATAGTACAAATATGGAGGGATCACATAGACAATTATACGTCTGTGAAAGGGGACGGTGTTGAGAGAGTGATGTTCACCGAAGCATACGCAAATATTTCAAGCATAATGGAATACTACGATTACGGATCGCACATACCGTTCAACTTTTTCATGATCAAAGACGAGAATGGCGTGAATAACGCCGTTTTAGACACAGCTAGTGAAGTAGTGGACATAATTGTCAAATGGATGGAGAACTTGCCGGATAACGCAACGGCAAATTGGGTG TTTGGAAACCACGACAACAGTCGGATCGCAACGAAGCTCGGCGAGGCCCGCGTGGATGCTGTTAATTTACTGCTCTTTCTGCTCCCCGGTGTTGCGACCATTTATAACGGGGACGAAATCGGTATGACCGATACCTATCTTACATGGGAAGAAACCGAGGATCCTCAGGCGTGCAGCACCGACGAAAGTCGTTACGAATCGTTCTCAAGAGATCCCGAACGCACTCCTTATCAGTGGGACAACACAACTTCCGCCG GTTTTTCAACAAATGCTACTACCATGCTGCCGGTGAACTCGAACTATTTAACATTGAATCTCGCGGCTCAAAAGGCAGCCGATATCAGTAATTACAAGAATGTACAAGCACTTATTCAGTTGCGAAACAGTACGATAATTCAGGCTGGAAATTTGAACGTTCAAGTTATCAGCGAAAGTGTAATAGCCTTCACAAGAGAGCTTTCCGACTATCAGCCGATCGTTGTTTTGGTCAATTGGGACAACGCAACTGCGGTAACGCTTAGCCTGGAAGTGTTTGATAGCCTTCCTGAAACTTTGGAAGTTTTGATCGCTGACATTAATTCTGGCATTGCCGTTGG AGATCAATATGCCAAAACCAGCATTGAACTACCTGCCAACGCTGCAATTGTCCTGCAGGGTGTTGAGGATACCGTTTCCGGGTCACGGACCATCCGATCGTCGACTACTCG GCGGGACTTTCGAATGCATCGAcgctaa